One genomic segment of Flagellimonas marinaquae includes these proteins:
- the rpmC gene encoding 50S ribosomal protein L29, producing the protein MRQSEIKELSIEELKERLAEFKKQHADLKMAHAVTPLENPLQIRKTRRTVARLATELTKRELQ; encoded by the coding sequence ATGAGACAATCAGAAATAAAAGAACTTTCAATTGAAGAGCTAAAGGAGAGATTGGCCGAGTTCAAAAAACAACACGCCGATCTTAAGATGGCCCATGCCGTTACGCCTTTGGAAAATCCTTTACAGATCAGGAAGACTAGAAGGACGGTAGCAAGACTTGCAACTGAATTAACTAAAAGGGAATTACAATAA
- the rplP gene encoding 50S ribosomal protein L16, whose protein sequence is MLQPKRTKFRKAQKGRMKGNSQRGHQLSNGMFGIKSMDSHFITSRQIEAARIAATRYMKRQGQLWIKIFPDKPITKKPLEVRMGKGKGAPEYWVAVVKPGRIMFEVAGVPKEIAQEALRLAAQKLPVKTKFVVARDYSA, encoded by the coding sequence ATGTTACAGCCAAAAAGAACAAAATTTCGTAAGGCCCAGAAAGGGCGTATGAAGGGTAACTCCCAGAGAGGACACCAACTTTCCAATGGAATGTTCGGTATCAAGTCCATGGATTCACACTTCATTACTTCCCGTCAGATAGAGGCTGCGCGTATCGCTGCGACAAGATACATGAAGAGACAAGGTCAGTTGTGGATCAAAATATTCCCGGACAAGCCCATCACCAAAAAACCTCTTGAGGTTCGTATGGGTAAAGGTAAAGGTGCTCCGGAATATTGGGTAGCCGTGGTAAAGCCGGGTAGAATCATGTTCGAGGTTGCCGGTGTACCAAAGGAGATTGCCCAGGAAGCCTTAAGGCTTGCGGCACAGAAACTTCCGGTGAAGACCAAGTTTGTTGTAGCAAGGGATTATTCCGCCTAA
- the rpsC gene encoding 30S ribosomal protein S3: MGQKTNPIGNRLGIIRGWESNWYGGNDYGDKLAEDDKIRKYLYARLAKASVSRIIIERTLKLITITITTSRPGIIIGKGGQEVDKLKEELKKITNKEVQINIHEIKRPELDANLVAASVARQIESRISYRRAIKMAIAAAMRMNAEGIKIQISGRLNGAEMARSESYKEGRIPLSTFRADVDYALHEAHTTYGRLGIKVWIMKGEVYGKRELSPLVGLSKSQGKGGKDNKKSRRRK, from the coding sequence ATGGGACAGAAGACCAATCCAATAGGAAATCGCTTAGGAATTATCAGAGGATGGGAATCCAACTGGTACGGAGGAAATGATTATGGCGATAAACTGGCTGAAGACGACAAGATCAGAAAATACCTTTATGCGCGTTTGGCCAAAGCCAGTGTATCAAGGATTATAATTGAGAGAACCTTAAAATTGATCACGATTACCATTACCACGTCCAGACCTGGTATCATAATCGGTAAAGGAGGTCAAGAGGTAGATAAACTTAAGGAAGAGCTTAAGAAGATCACGAATAAGGAAGTTCAGATCAATATACACGAAATAAAGAGACCTGAGCTTGATGCAAATTTGGTCGCTGCCAGTGTTGCAAGACAGATCGAGAGCAGAATTTCATACAGGAGAGCCATTAAAATGGCGATCGCCGCAGCAATGCGTATGAATGCCGAAGGTATCAAGATTCAGATTTCCGGACGATTGAACGGTGCAGAAATGGCACGTTCCGAGTCCTACAAAGAAGGAAGAATTCCATTGTCTACTTTCCGTGCAGATGTGGACTACGCTTTGCACGAAGCTCATACTACTTATGGTAGATTGGGTATCAAAGTTTGGATCATGAAAGGAGAGGTGTATGGAAAAAGAGAGCTTTCACCACTTGTAGGATTGAGCAAAAGTCAAGGAAAAGGCGGCAAGGATAACAAGAAATCCCGTCGTAGAAAGTAA
- the rplV gene encoding 50S ribosomal protein L22: MGVRKRQMAERLKEEKKQLAIAKLNNCPTSPRKMRLVADLVRGKQIEMALATLRFNPKEASRKLEKLLLSAIANWEAKNEGADIEAADLYIKEIRVDGGTMLKRLRPAPQGRAHRIRKRSNHVTMILEANNNVQS; the protein is encoded by the coding sequence ATGGGAGTTCGTAAAAGACAAATGGCCGAAAGGTTAAAAGAAGAAAAAAAGCAACTTGCTATTGCAAAGCTTAACAATTGCCCAACTTCTCCAAGAAAAATGCGTTTGGTCGCTGACTTGGTAAGAGGTAAGCAAATTGAGATGGCCTTGGCAACCTTAAGGTTTAACCCTAAAGAGGCATCCAGAAAATTGGAAAAGCTTTTACTTTCTGCGATTGCAAACTGGGAAGCTAAAAATGAAGGTGCCGATATCGAAGCTGCGGATCTTTATATTAAAGAGATCCGTGTAGATGGGGGAACCATGTTGAAGCGATTGAGACCAGCTCCGCAAGGTAGGGCACATAGAATTAGAAAGCGTTCCAATCATGTAACCATGATCTTGGAGGCCAATAACAACGTTCAAAGCTAG
- the rpsS gene encoding 30S ribosomal protein S19 — MARSLKKGPYVHFSLEKKVQANIESGKKSVIKTWSRASMITPDFVGQTIAVHNGRQFVPVFVTENMVGHKLGEFSPTRSFRGHAGAKNKGKK; from the coding sequence ATGGCACGTTCGTTAAAAAAAGGACCATACGTTCATTTTAGTCTGGAGAAAAAAGTCCAGGCCAATATAGAATCAGGTAAGAAATCAGTTATCAAAACGTGGTCTAGGGCCTCTATGATAACGCCGGACTTTGTTGGGCAGACCATCGCGGTACACAATGGGAGACAATTTGTTCCTGTATTTGTAACCGAGAACATGGTGGGTCACAAATTAGGGGAATTTTCACCTACAAGATCATTTAGAGGTCATGCAGGGGCTAAAAACAAAGGTAAAAAGTAA
- the rplB gene encoding 50S ribosomal protein L2: MSVRKLKPITPGQRFRVVNGFDAITTDKPEKSLLAPLKKSGGRNSQGKMTMRHRGGGHKRRYRIIDFKRDKQGVEATVVSIQYDPNRTAFIALVEYKDGEKRYVVAQNGMQVGQKIQSGTGSAPEIGNALPLSEVPLGTIVSCIELRPGQGAIMARSAGTFAQLMAKDGKFVTLKLPSGETRMVLATCLATIGAVSNSDHQLLVSGKAGRSRWLGRRPRTRPVAMNPVDHPMGGGEGRASGGHPRSKNGIPAKGFRTRSKTKDTNRYIIERRKK, encoded by the coding sequence ATGTCAGTTAGAAAATTAAAACCGATAACCCCTGGGCAGCGTTTTAGAGTAGTAAACGGATTTGACGCGATTACTACTGATAAGCCGGAGAAAAGCTTGCTTGCTCCGTTAAAAAAGTCAGGTGGTAGGAACAGTCAAGGAAAAATGACCATGCGTCACAGAGGTGGTGGTCATAAGAGAAGATATCGAATCATCGATTTCAAAAGGGATAAGCAAGGTGTAGAGGCCACTGTGGTGTCTATACAATATGATCCCAATAGAACTGCGTTTATCGCCTTGGTAGAATACAAGGATGGAGAGAAAAGGTATGTAGTGGCGCAAAATGGTATGCAGGTTGGGCAAAAAATCCAGTCTGGTACTGGATCTGCACCTGAAATAGGAAATGCACTTCCTTTGAGTGAGGTTCCTTTGGGTACTATTGTCTCTTGTATAGAGTTAAGGCCTGGTCAAGGAGCTATTATGGCTCGTAGCGCAGGTACATTTGCTCAGTTGATGGCAAAAGACGGTAAGTTTGTAACCCTTAAATTGCCTTCGGGGGAAACTAGAATGGTGTTGGCTACTTGTTTGGCTACCATCGGTGCAGTTTCCAACTCCGACCACCAATTGCTTGTCTCCGGTAAAGCTGGTAGAAGCAGATGGTTGGGTAGAAGACCAAGAACCAGACCAGTAGCTATGAACCCTGTGGATCACCCAATGGGAGGTGGTGAAGGTAGAGCTTCAGGAGGTCATCCAAGATCTAAGAACGGTATTCCTGCAAAAGGATTTAGAACTCGTTCCAAGACCAAGGACACCAATAGATATATCATAGAACGTAGAAAGAAATAA
- the rplW gene encoding 50S ribosomal protein L23 — translation MSVLIKPIITEKMTADSELFNRYGFYVDPKANKLEIKEAVEATYGVSVEKVRTMIYGPTRKSRYTKTGIQHGKTNVRKKAIVDVAEGDIIDFYSNL, via the coding sequence ATGAGTGTGTTGATAAAACCGATAATTACGGAGAAAATGACCGCTGACAGCGAGCTTTTCAATCGCTATGGTTTCTATGTTGATCCGAAAGCCAATAAGTTGGAGATCAAGGAAGCTGTAGAAGCTACTTATGGTGTTTCTGTTGAAAAGGTAAGAACCATGATTTATGGTCCAACGCGTAAGAGTCGTTATACAAAAACCGGAATTCAGCACGGTAAGACAAATGTTAGGAAAAAGGCAATTGTTGATGTGGCTGAAGGCGATATTATTGATTTTTACAGTAATCTATAA
- the rplD gene encoding 50S ribosomal protein L4 has product MKVAVLDINGKETGRKVELSDDVFAIEPNEHAIYLDVKQYLAHQRQGTHKAKERAEIAGSTRKIKKQKGTGTARAGSIKSPVFRGGGRIFGPRPKDYTQKLNKNMKRLARKSALSMKSKEQSLVVVEDFSFEAPKTKDFVNFLSSLGIEKKKSLIVLGDTNNNVYLSSRNLERSEVVTGSELNTYKIVNATSLVLTESALEGIESNLKK; this is encoded by the coding sequence ATGAAGGTTGCAGTATTAGATATCAACGGAAAAGAAACAGGTAGAAAGGTAGAGCTTTCTGACGATGTTTTCGCGATAGAGCCTAACGAGCACGCTATTTATTTGGATGTTAAGCAGTACTTGGCCCATCAAAGGCAAGGAACGCACAAAGCCAAGGAGAGAGCCGAAATCGCTGGTAGTACCAGAAAGATCAAAAAACAAAAAGGTACCGGTACCGCAAGGGCGGGCAGTATCAAATCACCTGTTTTTAGGGGTGGTGGTAGGATTTTTGGTCCAAGACCAAAGGATTATACCCAAAAGTTGAACAAGAACATGAAGCGATTGGCCAGAAAATCGGCCTTGAGCATGAAGTCTAAAGAGCAATCCTTGGTGGTTGTGGAGGACTTCAGTTTTGAAGCTCCAAAGACCAAGGACTTCGTTAATTTCTTGTCTTCCTTGGGGATAGAAAAGAAAAAGTCCCTTATAGTGTTGGGCGATACAAATAATAACGTATATTTGTCGTCGCGTAATTTGGAGCGCTCTGAAGTCGTAACAGGCTCAGAATTAAACACTTACAAAATAGTTAATGCAACTAGTTTGGTGTTGACCGAAAGCGCTTTGGAAGGAATTGAATCGAACCTAAAGAAATAA
- the rplC gene encoding 50S ribosomal protein L3, with protein MSGLIGRKIGMTSIFDENGKNIPCTVLEAGPCVVTQVRTEEVDGYKALQLGFDDKAEKRANKAETGHYKKAGTSPKKKVVEFQGFEGEYKLGDTVGVDLFVEGEFVDVIGTSKGKGFQGVVKRHGFGGVGQATHGQHNRLRAPGSIGAASYPSKVVKGLRMAGRMGGERVTVQNLRVLKVVPEKNLLVVKGCVPGHKNAYVTIEK; from the coding sequence ATGTCTGGGTTAATAGGTAGAAAAATCGGTATGACCAGCATTTTCGACGAGAATGGAAAAAATATTCCATGTACCGTGCTAGAAGCTGGGCCATGCGTGGTTACCCAAGTCAGAACCGAAGAGGTGGACGGGTACAAAGCCCTTCAATTAGGTTTCGATGACAAGGCAGAAAAACGTGCTAACAAGGCCGAAACAGGTCACTACAAGAAAGCAGGTACTTCTCCTAAGAAAAAAGTCGTTGAGTTCCAAGGATTTGAAGGTGAATACAAATTAGGTGATACTGTAGGTGTCGATCTATTTGTGGAAGGTGAATTTGTGGATGTAATCGGTACATCCAAAGGAAAAGGATTCCAAGGTGTTGTAAAACGTCATGGTTTTGGTGGAGTTGGACAAGCGACACACGGTCAGCACAATAGATTGAGGGCTCCAGGTTCCATCGGTGCGGCATCTTACCCTTCTAAAGTTGTTAAAGGTCTTCGTATGGCCGGTAGAATGGGTGGTGAAAGAGTGACAGTTCAAAACTTGAGAGTATTGAAAGTGGTTCCTGAGAAAAATCTTTTGGTTGTCAAAGGATGTGTTCCAGGTCATAAGAATGCTTACGTAACAATTGAGAAGTAA